The following are encoded in a window of Kitasatospora sp. NBC_01250 genomic DNA:
- a CDS encoding NADH-quinone oxidoreductase subunit D, with translation MRETTVGIGSGAESTATDMVLNIGPQHPATHGVLRLKLVLDGERIVSAEPVIGYMHRGAEKLFEARDYRQIIMLANRHDWLSAFANELGVVLAVERMLGMEVPERAVWTRTLLAELNRVLNHLMFIGSYPLELGGITPVFYAFTSREELQHVLEEASGGRMHFMFNRVGGLKEDLPAGWLGRVRTAIAAVRAQLPVYQDLVLGNEIFRARTAGVGVLAPEHVHAYGITGPIARASGVDFDLRRDEPYLAYGELQDVLSVAVREEGDCLARFECLLEQTVNSLDLADACLDRLAGLPAGPVNLRLPKVLKAPEGETYAWTENPLGVNGYYLVSRGDKTPWRLKLRSASFNNIQALIELLPGTLVADMVAILGSMFFVVGDIDK, from the coding sequence TTGAGGGAGACCACCGTCGGCATCGGGTCGGGCGCGGAGAGCACCGCCACCGACATGGTGCTGAACATCGGCCCGCAGCACCCGGCCACCCACGGTGTGCTCCGGCTCAAGCTGGTGCTGGACGGTGAGCGCATCGTCTCGGCCGAGCCGGTCATCGGCTACATGCACCGCGGCGCCGAGAAGCTCTTCGAGGCCCGGGACTACCGGCAGATCATCATGCTGGCCAACCGGCACGACTGGCTCTCCGCCTTCGCCAACGAGCTGGGCGTGGTGCTCGCGGTCGAGCGGATGCTGGGCATGGAGGTGCCCGAGCGCGCGGTGTGGACCCGCACCCTGCTCGCCGAGCTCAACCGGGTGCTCAACCACCTGATGTTCATCGGCTCCTATCCGCTGGAGCTGGGCGGCATCACCCCCGTCTTCTACGCCTTCACCAGCCGCGAGGAGCTCCAGCACGTGCTGGAGGAGGCCAGCGGCGGGCGGATGCACTTCATGTTCAACCGGGTCGGCGGCCTCAAGGAGGACCTGCCGGCCGGCTGGCTCGGCCGGGTCCGCACCGCGATCGCCGCCGTCCGCGCCCAGCTGCCGGTCTACCAGGACCTGGTGCTGGGCAACGAGATCTTCCGGGCCCGTACGGCGGGCGTCGGCGTGCTCGCCCCCGAGCACGTGCACGCCTACGGCATCACCGGCCCGATCGCGCGGGCCAGCGGCGTCGACTTCGACCTGCGCCGCGACGAGCCCTACCTGGCCTACGGCGAGCTCCAGGACGTGCTCAGCGTGGCGGTGCGCGAGGAGGGCGACTGCCTGGCCCGCTTCGAGTGCCTGCTGGAGCAGACCGTCAACTCGCTCGACCTCGCGGACGCCTGCCTGGACCGGCTGGCCGGCCTGCCGGCCGGGCCGGTCAACCTGCGGCTGCCCAAGGTGCTCAAGGCACCCGAGGGCGAGACCTACGCGTGGACGGAGAACCCGCTCGGGGTCAACGGCTACTACCTGGTCTCGCGCGGTGACAAGACGCCCTGGCGGCTCAAGCTGCGCTCGGCGTCGTTCAACAACATCCAGGCGCTGATCGAGCTGCTGCCCGGCACGCTGGTGGCGGACATGGTGGCGATCCTCGGGTCGATGTTCTTCGTGGTCGGGGACATCGACAAGTAG
- a CDS encoding SAM-dependent methyltransferase, whose product MTWMRWRPAMERALYGPQGGFYHRPEGPAGHFRTSVHASPRYAAAVGRLLLEVDEALGHPEEIALIDVGAGRGELVGALCGLLPGRLRAYGVELAARPDGLPAQVRWTERVPEGAVGLLFANEWLDNVPLDIAERDEDGVPRYVEVIVTGEERLGPPLTGADAAWAGRWWPAGEPGERIELGGTRDAAWAAAVGALERGLAVAVDYAHRKQDRPVFGTLTGFRNGREVPPVPDGSCDLTAHVALDSVAVPGVHSLWTTQRTALRALGVDGTRPPLALASSDPAGYVRALAAAGEAAELTATAGLGGFGWLVQAVRMPVPRSLAGLAGWQTLGA is encoded by the coding sequence ATGACCTGGATGCGCTGGCGACCCGCCATGGAACGGGCCCTGTACGGGCCTCAGGGCGGTTTCTACCACCGTCCTGAGGGACCGGCCGGGCACTTCAGGACCTCCGTGCACGCCTCACCCCGGTACGCGGCGGCCGTCGGGCGGCTGCTCCTGGAGGTGGACGAGGCGCTCGGCCACCCCGAGGAGATCGCCCTGATCGACGTCGGGGCCGGGCGCGGTGAACTGGTGGGGGCGCTCTGCGGGCTGCTGCCGGGGCGGCTGCGGGCCTACGGCGTCGAGCTGGCCGCCCGCCCGGACGGGCTGCCGGCGCAGGTGCGGTGGACCGAGCGGGTGCCCGAGGGGGCGGTGGGGCTGCTGTTCGCCAACGAGTGGCTGGACAACGTGCCGCTCGACATCGCCGAACGGGACGAGGACGGTGTGCCGCGCTACGTCGAGGTCATCGTGACGGGGGAGGAGCGGCTGGGCCCGCCGTTGACCGGGGCCGACGCCGCGTGGGCCGGGCGCTGGTGGCCCGCGGGGGAGCCGGGGGAGCGCATCGAGCTGGGCGGGACCAGGGACGCGGCCTGGGCGGCGGCCGTGGGGGCGCTGGAGCGGGGGCTCGCGGTGGCCGTGGACTACGCGCACCGGAAGCAAGACCGGCCGGTCTTCGGGACCCTGACCGGCTTCCGGAACGGCCGTGAGGTGCCCCCGGTGCCGGACGGCAGCTGCGACCTGACCGCGCACGTGGCGCTCGACTCGGTGGCCGTCCCCGGTGTCCACAGCCTGTGGACAACCCAGCGCACCGCGCTGCGCGCGCTCGGCGTCGACGGCACCCGGCCGCCGCTCGCGCTCGCCTCCAGCGACCCGGCCGGGTACGTGCGGGCGCTGGCCGCCGCGGGGGAGGCGGCCGAGCTGACGGCCACCGCCGGGCTGGGCGGCTTCGGCTGGCTGGTCCAGGCCGTCCGGATGCCGGTACCGCGGAGCCTGGCGGGGCTGGCGGGATGGCAGACTCTGGGGGCATGA
- a CDS encoding alpha/beta fold hydrolase — MTISHRRLGAGEHRVIVLHDWFGTTAGWGPFLDYLDKSAFGYAFLDYRGYGDRVEVPGEFTLAEIAADTLALADELGWETFSLVGHSMGAKAAQLVLAQAPHRVRKLAAVAPVPAGAFPLGEEEHALFHAAPRNFTARRMILDQVTGQRANAVWLDRMVARSSATSRVDAFEAYLTEWTTQDFAAKVAGQPLPVRVFVGELDLALTPELFRTGWQPLYPAAELEVLPATGHYPMYETPVAFATALEAFLRD, encoded by the coding sequence ATGACGATCAGTCACCGCCGCCTGGGCGCGGGCGAGCACAGGGTCATCGTCCTGCACGACTGGTTCGGCACCACCGCCGGCTGGGGTCCTTTCCTGGACTACCTGGACAAGAGCGCCTTCGGCTACGCCTTCCTCGACTACCGCGGCTACGGCGACCGGGTCGAGGTCCCCGGCGAGTTCACCCTGGCCGAGATCGCCGCCGACACCCTCGCCCTCGCCGACGAGCTGGGCTGGGAGACCTTCTCGCTGGTCGGCCACTCGATGGGGGCCAAGGCCGCCCAGCTGGTGCTGGCCCAGGCGCCGCACCGGGTGCGCAAGCTGGCCGCCGTCGCGCCGGTGCCGGCCGGCGCCTTCCCGCTCGGCGAGGAGGAGCACGCGCTCTTCCACGCCGCCCCGCGCAACTTCACCGCCCGCCGGATGATCCTGGACCAGGTCACCGGGCAGCGGGCGAACGCCGTCTGGCTGGACCGGATGGTGGCCCGCTCCTCGGCGACCAGCCGGGTGGACGCCTTCGAGGCCTACCTGACCGAGTGGACCACCCAGGACTTCGCCGCGAAGGTGGCCGGCCAGCCGCTGCCGGTCAGGGTCTTCGTCGGCGAGCTGGACCTGGCGCTCACCCCCGAGCTCTTCCGCACCGGCTGGCAGCCGCTCTACCCCGCGGCCGAGCTCGAGGTGCTGCCGGCCACCGGCCACTACCCGATGTACGAGACGCCGGTGGCCTTCGCCACCGCGCTGGAGGCCTTCCTGCGGGACTGA